In a single window of the Vitis vinifera cultivar Pinot Noir 40024 chromosome 6, ASM3070453v1 genome:
- the LOC100257071 gene encoding 4-hydroxy-3-methylbut-2-en-1-yl diphosphate synthase (ferredoxin), chloroplastic, with translation MATGSVPTSFSGLRRMDCNLGSSKSVDFVRVSDMQRITYGRRKVSVIRNSNPSSDIAELQASSEGSPLLVPRQKYCESIHKTVRRKTRTVMVGNVALGSEHPIRIQTMTTTDTKDVAATVEQVMKIADKGADIVRITVQGKREADACFEIKNSLVQKNYNIPLVADIHFAPSVALRVAECFDKIRVNPGNFADRRAQFEKLEFTDEDYQKELEHIEQVFTPLVEKCKKYGRAMRIGTNHGSLSDRIMSYYGDSPRGMVESAFEFARICRKLDYHNFVFSMKASNPIIMVQAYRLLVAEMYVQGWDYPLHLGVTEAGEGEDGRMKSAIGIGTLLQDGLGDTIRVSLTEPPEEEIDPCRRLANLGMKASDIQQGVAPFEEKHRHYFDFQRRTGQLPVQKEGEEVDYRGVLHRDGSVLMSVSLDQLKTPELFYKSLAAKLVIGMPFKDLATVDSILLRELPPVDDNDARLTLKRLVDVSMGVITPLSEQLTKPLPNAMALVNLKELSTGAYKLLPEGTRLVVSVRGDEPYEDLEILKEVDATMILHDLPLTEEKISRVHSARRLFEYLSDNALNFPVIHHIQFPKGIHRDDLVIGAGTNAGALLVDGLGDGLLLEAPEQDFDFLRNTSFNLLQGCRMRNTKTEYVSCPSCGRTLFDLQEISAQIREKTSHLPGVSIAIMGCIVNGPGEMADADFGYVGGAPGKIDLYVGKTVVKRGIAMEHATDALIQLIKDHGRWVDPPAEE, from the exons ATGGCGACTGGATCTGTTCCGACCTCGTTTTCAGGCTTGAGGAGAATGGATTGCAACTTAGGGTCTTCAAAGAGTGTGGATTTTGTAAGAGTTTCTGATATGCAGAGGATTACGTATGGAAGAAGGAAGGTGTCGGTGATAAGGAATTCAAACCCCAGTTCAGACATCGCAGAACTTCAAGCTTCATCTGAAGGGAGCCCTCTGTTAG TTCCCAGGCAAAAGTATTGTGAGTCCATTCACAAAACTGTGAGGAGGAAAACACGCACTGTGATGGTTGGGAATGTGGCTCTTGGAAGTGAGCATCCTATAAGAATTCAAACGATGACTACTACTGACACAAAGGATGTTGCTGCAACAGTTGAacag GTAATGAAAATAGCAGACAAGGGAGCAGATATTGTTAGGATCACAGTTCAAGGGAAGAGAGAAGCTGATGCATGCTTTGAAATTAAGAACTCCCTTGTTCAGAAAAA TTATAATATACCTCTGGTGGCAGATATTCACTTTGCTCCTTCTGTTGCATTGCGAGTTGCTGAATGCTTTGACAAGATCCGTGTCAACCCAGGAAACTTTG CTGATAGACGAGCACAGTTTGAGAAGCTAGAGTTCACAGATGAGGACTATCAAAAAGAACTTGAGCATATTGAGCAG GTTTTTACTCCGTTGGTTGAGAAATGTAAGAAATATGGAAGGGCAATGCGTATTGGGACCAATCATGGAAGTCTTTCGGATCGTATAATGAGCTACTATGGGGATTCACCTAGGGGAATG GTTGAATCTGCATTTGAATTTGCAAGGATTTGCCGGAAGTTGGACTACCACAACTTTGTTTTCTCAATGAAAGCAAGCAACCCAATCATTATGGTCCAGGCATACCGGCTGCTTGTAGCTGAAATGTATGTTCAAGGGTGGGATTATCCATTACATTTAGGAGTTACTGAAGCTGGTGAAGGTGAAGATGGGCGGATGAAGTCTGCAATTGGTATTGGAACCCTACTTCag GATGGTTTGGGTGATACAATCAGGGTCTCTCTTACAGAACCACCAGAAGAAGAGATAGATCCCTGCAGAAGGCTGGCCAACCTTGGTATGAAGGCATCTGATATTCAGCAAGGAGTG GCTCCATTTGAAGAAAAGCACAGGCATTATTTTGATTTCCAACGCAGAACTGGTCAATTGCCAGTGCAAAAGGAG GGTGAAGAGGTGGATTATAGGGGTGTCCTTCACCGTGATGGCTCTGTTCTCATGTCAGTCTCTCTGGATCAGTTGAAG ACGCCTGAACTCTTCTATAAATCACTAGCAGCAAAGCTTGTCATTGGCATGCCATTTAAG GATCTGGCAACAGTGGACTCAATTTTATTGAGAGAGCTTCCCCCTGTAGACGACAATGATGCT CGGCTAACTCTCAAAAGGCTGGTAGATGTAAGTATGGGGGTTATAACTCCTCTGTCAGAGCAGTTGACAAAACCCTTGCCCAATGCCATGGCTCTGGTGAACCTGAAGGAATTATCAACTGGTGCTTACAAGCTTCTGCCAGAAG GCACACGCTTGGTTGTGTCTGTACGTGGTGATGAGCCCTATGAAGATCTAGAAATCCTCAAAGAAGTTGATGCTACAATGATTCTTCATGACCTGCCATTAACTGAAGAAAAAATCAGCAGAGTACATTCAGCAAGGAG ACTATTTGAGTATCTGTCTGACAATGCTCTGAACTTCCCTGTAATTCACCACATACAGTTTCCTAAAGGGATTCACAG AGATGACTTGGTTATCGGTGCTGGTACCAATGCGGGAGCTCTTTTGGTAGATGGTCTTGGGGATGGTCTTCTATTAGAAGCCCCAGAGCAGGACTTCGATTTTCTTAGGAATACTTCTTTCAATCTGCTACAGGGTTGCAGAATGAGGAATACAAAGACG GAATATGTCTCATGCCCATCATGTGGTCGAACTTTGTTTGATCTGCAAGAAATAAGTGCACAGATACGAGAGAAAACATCTCACTTGCCTGGTGTTTCT ATTGCTATCATGGGTTGCATTGTAAATGGACCCGGGGAGATGGCTGATGCAGATTTTGGGTATGTTGGTGGCGCTCCAGGGAAGATTGACCTTTATGTCGGGAAG ACGGTTGTAAAGCGAGGAATTGCTATGGAGCATGCAACTGATGCCTTGATCCAGCTAATAAAAGATCATGGCCGCTGGGTGGACCCTCCCGCAGAAGAGTAA
- the LOC100262179 gene encoding ruvB-like protein 1, whose amino-acid sequence MKIEEVQSTTKKQRVATHTHIKGLGLEANGNAIPLAAGFVGQIGAREASGLVVDMIRQKKMAGRALLFAGPPGTGKTALALGISQELGSKVPFCPMVGSEVYSSEVKKTEILMENFRRAIGLRIKENKEVYEGEVTELSPEETESTTGGYGKSISHVIIGLKTVKGTKQLKLDPTIYDALIKEKVAVGDVIYVEANSGAVKRVGRSDAFATEFDLEAEEYVPLPKGEVHKKKEIVQDVTLHDLDAANARPQGGQDILSLMGQMMKPRKTEITDKLRQEINKVVNRYIDEGVAELVPGVLFIDEVHMLDMECFSYLNRALESSLSPIVIFATNRGICNVRGTDMSSPHGIPVDLLDRLVIVRTETYGPADMIQILAIRAQVEELIIDEESLAYLGEIGQEASLRHAVQLLSPASIMARMNGRDNICKADLEEVKALYLDAKSSARLLQEQQERYIS is encoded by the exons ATGAAGATAGAGGAGGTTCAATCCACCACTAAGAAGCAGAGGGTCGCCACTCACACCCATATCAAAGGTCTCGGTCTCGAG GCCAATGGAAATGCAATACCTTTGGCTGCTGGCTTTGTGGGACAGATTGGGGCAAGAGAGGCTTCTGGTCTTGTAGTTGATATGATACGGCAGAAGAAGATGGCTGGCCGGGCTCTTCTATTTGCTGGACCTCCTGGTACTGGGAAGACAGCACTGGCCCTTGGCATATCCCAAGAGCTCGGTAGCAAG GTTCCTTTCTGCCCAATGGTGGGATCAGAGGTATACTCATCAGAGGTAAAGAAAACTGAgattttaatggaaaatttCCGACGGGCTATTGGTCTACGTATCAAGGAAAATAAGGAAGTGTATGAAGGAGAG GTGACAGAACTCTCCCCAGAAGAAACTGAGAGCACAACAGGTGGTTATGGAAAAAGCATTAGCCATGTGATTATTGGATTAAAAACTGTGAAGGGAACCAAGCAGCTGAAATTGGACCCAACTATTTATGATGCTTTGATTAAGGAGAAG GTAGCTGTTGGTGATGTTATATATGTTGAAGCCAATAGTGGAGCTGTTAAAAGGGTGGGCAGAAGTGATGCTTTTGCTACAGAATTTGACCTTGAGGCGGAAGAGTATGTTCCACTTCCTAAAGGAGAGGTTCACAAAAAGAAGGAGATAGTTCAG GATGTAACACTTCATGACCTGGATGCTGCAAATGCACGGCCTCAAGGTGGACAAGATATATTGTCCCTAATGGGTCAGATGATGAAGCCCAGGAAAACAGAAATCACTGATAAGTTACGACAGGAAATTAACAAG GTTGTTAACCGTTACATCGATGAAGGTGTGGCAGAGCTTGTTCCTGGGGTCCTATTTATTGATGAG GTACACATGCTGGATATGGagtgtttttcatatttgaatcgTGCTCTAGAGAGCTCACTGTCTCCAATAGTAATTTTCGCTACAAATAGGGGAATATGTAATGTAAG AGGAACTGATATGAGTAGTCCTCATGGCATACCTGTTGACTTGTTAGACCGGTTGGTGATTGTACGGACGGAAACTTATGGTCCTGCTGATATGATTCAG ATTTTAGCAATCCGTGCACAGGTGGAGGAACTGATTATAGATGAAGAAAGTCTAGCTTACCTTGGAGAAATTGGACAAGAAGCTTCATTAAG GCATGCAGTTCAGCTCTTATCACCTGCTAGCATTATGGCCAGGATGAATGGTCGAGACAACATTTGCAAG GCTGATCTGGAGGAAGTGAAGGCTCTATATCTAGACGCAAAGTCTTCAGCAAGGCTTCTGCAGGAGCAGCAGGAAAGATACATCTCATGA
- the LOC100251962 gene encoding uncharacterized protein LOC100251962 isoform X2 → MNIPAKFAERSLLLTFRSPLRALGVAKFGFVQILKQNRRFRVSFPKKMEAVMGSELGVVRPATDAHAEEAIEAIKAGKVIAVPTDTLYGFACDACSSEAVNRIYEIKGRKHTSPLAICVGDVLDIQRFAVTDHLPDGLLGSLLPGPVTVVLRRGELSIIEKSLNPGLDSIGVRVPDCDFIRVIAHGSETALALTSANLSGQPSSVCIKDFENLWEHCAYVYDGGVLPSGRAGSTVVDLSRLGKYKILRPGSAMEETVAILERHSLMPEAAAA, encoded by the exons ATGAATATTCCCGCGAAATTTGCAGAGAGATCGCTTCTTCTTACGTTTCGCTCTCCTCTCAGAG CTTTAGGTGTGGCCAAGTTTGGATTTGTGCAAATTTTGAAGCAGAACAGGAGATTTAGAGTCAGTTTTCCCAAGAAAATGGAGGCTGTTATGGGAAGTGAATTGGGGGTCGTTCGCCCTGCAACAGATGCTCACGCGGAAGAAGCAATTGAAGCTATCAAGGCAGGGAAGGTCATTGCCGTGCCCACTGATACCCTCTATGGATTCGCTTGTGATGCTTG TTCTTCAGAAGCAGTCAATAGGATATATGAGATCAAAGGCCGCAAACATACAAGCCCTCTTGCAATTTGTGTTGGGGATGTATTGGACATACAGCGCTTTGCTGTCACAGACCATTTGCCTGACGGCTTGCTTGGTTCTCTCCTGCCAGGACCTGTAACTGTTGTGCTACGGCGAG GGGAGTTAAGCATAATTGAGAAGTCTCTGAACCCAGGCTTGGATAGTATAGGAGTCAGAGTGCCTGACTGTGACTTTATCAGAGTCATTGCCCATGGTTCAGAAACTGCACTGGCCCTCACAAGCGCAAACTTGAGTGGGCAGCCTAGTAGCGTCTGCATCAAAGATTTTGAGAACCTGTGGGAACACTGTGCATATGTCTATGATGGTGGTGTGCTTCCCTCAGGCCGTGCAGGATCAACAGTGGTGGACCTCTCCAGGTTAGGGAAGTACAAGATCCTTAGACCAGGGAG TGCCATGGAAGAGACTGTTGCAATCCTGGAGCGGCACTCTCTAATGCCTGAGGCAGCAGCTGCTTAA
- the LOC100251962 gene encoding uncharacterized protein LOC100251962 isoform X1 → MNIPAKFAERSLLLTFRSPLRGVAKFGFVQILKQNRRFRVSFPKKMEAVMGSELGVVRPATDAHAEEAIEAIKAGKVIAVPTDTLYGFACDACSSEAVNRIYEIKGRKHTSPLAICVGDVLDIQRFAVTDHLPDGLLGSLLPGPVTVVLRRGELSIIEKSLNPGLDSIGVRVPDCDFIRVIAHGSETALALTSANLSGQPSSVCIKDFENLWEHCAYVYDGGVLPSGRAGSTVVDLSRLGKYKILRPGSAMEETVAILERHSLMPEAAAA, encoded by the exons ATGAATATTCCCGCGAAATTTGCAGAGAGATCGCTTCTTCTTACGTTTCGCTCTCCTCTCAGAG GTGTGGCCAAGTTTGGATTTGTGCAAATTTTGAAGCAGAACAGGAGATTTAGAGTCAGTTTTCCCAAGAAAATGGAGGCTGTTATGGGAAGTGAATTGGGGGTCGTTCGCCCTGCAACAGATGCTCACGCGGAAGAAGCAATTGAAGCTATCAAGGCAGGGAAGGTCATTGCCGTGCCCACTGATACCCTCTATGGATTCGCTTGTGATGCTTG TTCTTCAGAAGCAGTCAATAGGATATATGAGATCAAAGGCCGCAAACATACAAGCCCTCTTGCAATTTGTGTTGGGGATGTATTGGACATACAGCGCTTTGCTGTCACAGACCATTTGCCTGACGGCTTGCTTGGTTCTCTCCTGCCAGGACCTGTAACTGTTGTGCTACGGCGAG GGGAGTTAAGCATAATTGAGAAGTCTCTGAACCCAGGCTTGGATAGTATAGGAGTCAGAGTGCCTGACTGTGACTTTATCAGAGTCATTGCCCATGGTTCAGAAACTGCACTGGCCCTCACAAGCGCAAACTTGAGTGGGCAGCCTAGTAGCGTCTGCATCAAAGATTTTGAGAACCTGTGGGAACACTGTGCATATGTCTATGATGGTGGTGTGCTTCCCTCAGGCCGTGCAGGATCAACAGTGGTGGACCTCTCCAGGTTAGGGAAGTACAAGATCCTTAGACCAGGGAG TGCCATGGAAGAGACTGTTGCAATCCTGGAGCGGCACTCTCTAATGCCTGAGGCAGCAGCTGCTTAA
- the LOC100257089 gene encoding uncharacterized protein LOC100257089, with amino-acid sequence MRGEEKPVAEGHDVDEGERAVAIPIQEVEDSTGITEETPHFQQWRRQNLFLEIPSREMEASSQDSVRIKMPPTPSPTPKKVNFFLTPSPSDTRVTGSPGPSATKGKSSKKSLLPKLSFKNRSATSDSDKAANLALGGSSTTSREKPSISRSLSLSKIFTPKMNRTSSLPGTPLEHSNPESVSGGSIGSALKSDTRGVHRRISRSLSVPVNNKDRSIKRMDSFFRVIPSTPRVKELDAMTMNSSPAVEAENNEADGEDIPEEEAVCRICLVELCEGGETLKMECSCKGELALAHQECAVKWFRIKGNKNCDVCKQEVQNLPVTLLRIQSIQTRNSGSNRAHQTEVNGYRVWHELPVLVIVSMLAYFCFLEQLLVGNMGTSAIAISLPFSCVLGLLASMTASTMVKRRFIWVYASIQFALVVLFAHIFYSLVRVQAVLSILLSTFAGLGIAMSGSSIIVELLRWRLRWHAWSEQQQQQQQQRQRSQVGAQPGQAAESAAASHHANSHHQRHHTESENPETFSRS; translated from the exons AACCAGTGGCTGAAGGGCATGATGTGGATGAAGGTGAAAGAGCGGTTGCTATTCCAATTCAGGAG GTTGAAGATTCAACTGGAATAACTGAAGAAACACCACATTTTCAGCAATGGAGGCGGCAAAACCTCTTCCTAGAGATACCCTCAAGAGAAATGGAAGCCTCCTCTCAAGATTCTGTTAGAATAAAGATGCCTCCAACACCAAGTCCGACTCCaaaaaaagtaaatttcttTCTGACACCTAGCCCAAGTGATACAAGAGTAACTGGGTCTCCAGGTCCTTCTGCTACTAAAGGTAAATCATCCAAAAAAAGCCTCCTACCAAAATTGAGCTTTAAGAATCGGAGTGCTACTTCGGATAGCGATAAGGCTGCTAACCTAGCTCTAGGAGGTTCATCTACAACCTCACGAGAAAAACCCTCAATCTCAAGGTCATTGTCACTTTCAAAGATATTCACTCCTAAAATGAATAGAACATCATCTCTACCTGGTACTCCACTTGAGCATTCAAACCCAGAATCAGTAAGTGGAGGAAGCATAGGCAGTGCACTGAAATCAGAT ACAAGAGGAGTCCATCGGCGAATATCTCGCTCACTTTCGGTCCCTGTAAACAATAAAGATAGAAGCATAAAGAGAATGGATTCATTTTTTCGTGTAATTCCCTCAACTCCCCGGGTGAAGGAATTGGATGCAATGACAATGAATTCAAGTCCAGCAGTGGAAGCAg AAAACAATGAAGCTGATGGTGAGGATATACCTGAAGAAGAGGCTGTGTGCAGGATTTGTTTGGTTGAACTGTGTGAAGGTGGTGAGACTCTCAAGATGGAGTGCAGCTGCAAAGGTGAACTTGCTCTAGCCCACCAGGAGTGTGCTGTCAAATGGTTTAGGATCAAGGGTAACAAAAACTGTGATGTATGCAAGCAAGAGGTTCAAAACCTGCCTGTCACTCTTTTGAGGATCCAGAGCATTCAAACTCGAAATAGTGGATCAAATAGAGCTCATCAGACAGAAGTTAATGGATACAG GGTTTGGCATGAACTGCCTGTACTCGTGATTGTCAGTATGCTTGCCTACTTTTGTTTTCTCGAGCAGCTTCTG GTTGGAAATATGGGTACTAGTGCAATAGCCAtttctcttcccttttcttgtgTACTGGGTCTTCTTGCCTCCATGACTGCCTCAACCATGG TGAAGAGAAGATTTATCTGGGTTTATGCATCTATTCAATTTGCATTGGTGGTTCTCTTCGCgcatattttttattccttg GTTCGTGTACAAGCCGTTCTATCCATTCTCCTCTCTACATTTGCCGGGTTGGGCATTGCAATGAGTGGGAGTTCTATTATTGTGGAGCTGTTGAGATGGAGACTCAGATGGCATGCCTGGTCagagcagcagcagcaacagcagcagcagcGTCAACGTTCCCAGGTGGGTGCGCAACCAGGCCAAGCAGCTGAGTCTGCTGCAGCTTCCCACCATGCAAATTCACATCACCAGCGCCACCATACTGAATCTGAAAACCCAGAGACTTTTAGTAGGAGCTGA